The following proteins are co-located in the Acinetobacter shaoyimingii genome:
- the dusB gene encoding tRNA dihydrouridine synthase DusB, translating to MYIGPYQLSNNLIVAPMAGVTDRPFRTLCKYFGAGHAVSEMMTSDQTLRMSKKSLYRANFDGELAPISAQIAGSDPHDLAEAARYQVSNGAQIVDINMGCPAKKVCNKLAGSALLKDEDLVARILDAVVAAVDVPVTLKTRLGYLNGHENIMRVAKRAEEAGIAALALHGRTREDMYLNTARYALIKDVKSMLSIPVIANGDIDSPEKAKYVLDYTGADAVMIGRAAQGRPWIFREIAHYLKTGKHLAAPNIQEVKDVLLGHLSELYQFYGEYSGCRIARKHIAWYTKGLRSSNEFRQNMYKVESTIEQAKVVEDYFNQLLDHGLTMSDVQVEQVNLLETK from the coding sequence ATGTATATTGGTCCGTATCAACTGTCAAATAATTTAATTGTGGCACCTATGGCAGGTGTAACTGATCGTCCGTTCAGAACGCTATGCAAATACTTTGGTGCAGGGCATGCGGTCAGTGAAATGATGACCTCTGATCAGACTTTACGTATGAGTAAAAAAAGCTTATATCGTGCCAATTTTGATGGAGAACTTGCCCCTATTTCTGCACAAATTGCAGGTTCAGATCCTCACGATTTAGCAGAAGCCGCACGTTATCAGGTTTCAAATGGGGCGCAAATTGTCGACATTAATATGGGCTGTCCTGCCAAAAAAGTCTGCAACAAACTGGCGGGTTCGGCACTACTCAAAGATGAAGATTTAGTGGCACGTATTTTAGATGCTGTTGTTGCTGCGGTTGATGTTCCTGTGACTCTAAAAACCCGTTTGGGCTATTTAAATGGTCATGAAAATATCATGCGTGTAGCGAAACGTGCTGAAGAAGCAGGCATTGCGGCGCTCGCTTTACATGGTCGTACTCGTGAAGACATGTATTTAAATACCGCACGCTATGCGCTGATTAAAGACGTCAAATCAATGCTCAGTATTCCAGTGATTGCCAATGGAGATATAGATAGTCCTGAAAAAGCCAAATATGTACTGGATTATACGGGTGCAGACGCAGTGATGATTGGACGCGCAGCACAAGGTCGTCCTTGGATTTTTCGTGAAATTGCACATTATCTGAAAACGGGTAAACACTTGGCTGCTCCAAATATTCAAGAAGTGAAAGACGTATTACTTGGGCATCTTTCCGAGTTGTATCAGTTCTATGGTGAATATTCAGGTTGTCGTATTGCACGTAAACATATTGCTTGGTACACCAAAGGTTTACGCTCAAGCAATGAATTCCGTCAAAATATGTATAAGGTTGAAAGCACCATTGAACAGGCTAAAGTGGTAGAAGATTATTTTAATCAACTACTTGATCATGGTTTAACCATGTCTGATGTTCAAGTTGAACAGGTGAATTTGTTGGAAACCAAATAA
- a CDS encoding aspartyl/asparaginyl beta-hydroxylase domain-containing protein, producing MFKWIILAIFLLTSLYTHFRGKKRLSLYRQIFNHSTLFAPINFLMYIFSKVPNQPFIDSQYFKDLKVLDENWEMIRTEAQKLYEQGAIKAASSDNDVGFNSFFKTGWKRFYLKWYESAHPSAAELCPKTTALLKTLPSIKAAMFAELAPHSHLNPHRDPFAGSLRYHLGLITPNDDRCYIEVDGQRHSWRDGKSVVFDETFVHSAENATDQNRIILFCDVERPLTNAWAEKFNHWFGRHVMTAASSPNEVGDGTGRINKLYGYAQLVRLQVKALKKSNRPLYYVLKWLLIIAAVLLIFVRPYFF from the coding sequence ATGTTTAAGTGGATCATTTTGGCGATTTTTTTATTAACTTCTTTGTATACTCATTTTCGAGGTAAAAAGAGACTATCACTGTATCGGCAAATCTTTAATCACTCCACATTGTTCGCCCCAATCAATTTTTTAATGTACATCTTTTCCAAAGTACCGAATCAACCATTTATTGATAGTCAATATTTTAAAGACCTCAAAGTCTTGGATGAAAATTGGGAAATGATTCGTACTGAAGCGCAAAAACTCTATGAACAAGGGGCAATCAAAGCGGCAAGTTCAGACAATGATGTCGGATTTAACTCATTTTTTAAAACAGGGTGGAAACGTTTTTATTTAAAATGGTATGAATCAGCACATCCTTCAGCGGCAGAGCTTTGCCCAAAAACGACTGCGTTACTGAAAACCTTGCCAAGCATTAAAGCTGCAATGTTTGCTGAACTTGCGCCGCATAGCCATCTCAATCCACATCGCGATCCCTTCGCTGGTTCATTGCGTTACCATTTAGGGTTAATTACTCCAAACGATGACCGTTGTTATATTGAAGTTGATGGTCAACGACACTCATGGAGAGACGGCAAAAGCGTTGTGTTTGACGAAACGTTTGTGCATTCTGCTGAAAATGCGACTGATCAAAACCGTATTATTCTATTTTGCGATGTTGAGCGACCACTAACGAATGCATGGGCAGAGAAGTTTAATCATTGGTTCGGGCGTCATGTCATGACTGCAGCAAGCTCACCAAACGAGGTGGGAGATGGTACAGGGCGCATCAATAAACTCTATGGTTATGCACAACTTGTCCGACTCCAAGTGAAGGCATTAAAAAAATCGAATCGTCCTTTGTACTATGTACTGAAATGGTTACTGATAATCGCAGCAGTATTACTGATTTTTGTGAGACCTTACTTCTTCTAA
- a CDS encoding IS982 family transposase: MFNSTELFCLIDDFFLQFEATYWKFLKQDGKLSRIRVAQLSLSEIIFIAIWYKSSHFTNFKAFFTWLKEDKSYLFKYLPCYQRMIHLINMHQLALHALHVALMKGQETQYLWIDSTTLPVCKNQRIQRHKSLVQIASRGRSSMGWFYGCKLHIAMNQFGEITCSALSNGHVADIKMVEQLVDGLKGKIYGDRGYISQELKRRLQFQSIDLITYHRRNMESVQLSASDEYHLRQRNKIETLFSLLKGQYHLVTSKARSTYGFLSGIYASLCAYQLTHRNKPTIQIMESSA, translated from the coding sequence ATGTTCAATAGTACCGAATTATTCTGCTTAATTGATGACTTTTTTCTACAATTTGAAGCAACTTATTGGAAATTTCTCAAGCAAGATGGCAAACTTTCAAGAATCCGAGTTGCTCAACTCAGTCTTTCAGAAATTATCTTTATTGCTATTTGGTATAAATCCTCTCATTTCACTAATTTCAAAGCCTTTTTCACTTGGTTAAAAGAAGATAAAAGCTATTTATTTAAATACTTGCCTTGCTATCAAAGGATGATTCATCTGATCAATATGCACCAATTGGCTCTACACGCTTTGCATGTGGCGCTGATGAAAGGTCAAGAAACACAATATTTATGGATTGATTCAACAACTCTTCCAGTTTGTAAAAATCAACGTATTCAACGCCATAAATCATTAGTCCAAATTGCATCACGCGGTAGAAGCTCAATGGGCTGGTTCTATGGCTGTAAATTACATATTGCGATGAATCAATTTGGTGAAATTACCTGTTCTGCTTTATCGAATGGACATGTTGCTGACATAAAAATGGTTGAGCAATTAGTTGATGGCCTAAAAGGAAAAATTTACGGGGATCGAGGCTACATCAGCCAAGAATTAAAGCGCAGGCTGCAATTTCAAAGTATTGATTTAATTACTTATCATCGGAGGAACATGGAATCTGTTCAACTCAGTGCATCAGATGAATATCACCTAAGGCAACGCAATAAGATAGAAACATTATTCAGCTTATTGAAAGGGCAATATCATTTAGTGACGAGTAAAGCACGTAGTACTTATGGATTTCTCAGCGGAATTTATGCTTCGTTATGTGCATATCAATTAACCCATCGAAATAAGCCAACGATTCAAATTATGGAGTCATCGGCTTAA
- a CDS encoding DinB family protein, with the protein MNRQNLLFLANYNVWATQRLAKHLNQLTDEALLQDVGLHFKSIHGTLNHLLLGEHYLWYPRFKDGVSNRYALDSLIEPDPQKCIQALLDRAPLWIDFIQNLNAERLHELLHYRRGNGEALTLAFTPTLMHVFNHGTHHRGQITAAMTYLGHECPELDMVYMLAEQHRHQ; encoded by the coding sequence ATGAATCGGCAAAATCTGCTATTTCTCGCGAATTACAATGTTTGGGCGACTCAACGCTTAGCCAAACATTTGAATCAATTGACTGATGAAGCGTTGCTTCAAGATGTGGGACTACATTTTAAAAGTATTCATGGCACACTCAATCATCTGTTATTGGGTGAGCATTATCTGTGGTATCCCAGATTTAAAGATGGTGTTTCAAATCGCTATGCACTCGATAGCCTGATCGAGCCAGACCCTCAAAAATGCATTCAAGCACTGTTAGACCGTGCGCCATTGTGGATTGACTTTATTCAAAATTTAAATGCTGAGCGTTTACACGAGTTACTACATTATCGACGTGGGAATGGTGAAGCCTTAACTTTAGCTTTTACACCCACACTCATGCATGTGTTTAATCATGGTACACATCATCGTGGGCAAATTACAGCTGCCATGACGTATTTAGGACATGAGTGTCCAGAACTGGATATGGTGTATATGTTGGCTGAACAACATCGTCATCAATAA
- a CDS encoding HAD-IB family hydrolase, whose amino-acid sequence MHAPSKTHKNLALFDFDGTLCRKDSFTGFIFYALKKRHIVKQGIKLLPWIQAYYLNIYPADSMRIKLFKHMFGDMYAHDIRKLAHDYAQILMVSFDQSIHQQLIQHQKNGDDVVIVSASIDLYLNDIAKKLNVDLICTHTEILDDHFTGMYSTLDCSSDQKRIRILEKYNLDDYESVYAYGNSKEDLAMFSLADHTYMVGADQELPRIRNKRKLA is encoded by the coding sequence ATGCATGCGCCAAGCAAAACGCATAAAAATTTAGCGTTATTTGACTTTGATGGAACCCTGTGTCGTAAAGATAGTTTCACAGGTTTCATTTTTTATGCATTAAAAAAGCGACACATCGTAAAGCAAGGCATTAAACTTCTCCCGTGGATTCAGGCTTATTATTTAAATATCTACCCTGCGGATTCTATGCGGATTAAGTTGTTTAAACATATGTTTGGCGATATGTATGCGCATGATATCCGTAAACTTGCACATGACTATGCTCAAATTTTAATGGTGTCTTTTGATCAATCTATTCATCAACAATTAATTCAGCATCAAAAAAATGGTGATGATGTGGTGATTGTCTCTGCATCTATTGATTTGTATTTAAATGACATCGCGAAGAAATTGAATGTTGACTTGATTTGTACCCATACTGAAATTTTGGATGATCATTTTACGGGAATGTATAGCACTCTGGATTGTAGTTCTGATCAGAAAAGGATTCGAATTTTAGAAAAGTATAATTTAGATGATTATGAATCTGTTTATGCTTATGGAAATTCTAAGGAAGACTTAGCTATGTTTTCACTGGCAGATCATACTTATATGGTTGGTGCGGATCAAGAATTGCCTAGAATTCGGAATAAAAGAAAGCTCGCATAA
- a CDS encoding MFS transporter produces the protein MERNPSFALSTQFILLMAVACGLCAGSAYFNQPLIYSIAKSLSITPSQAGFAVVLAQVGYGLGLILLVPLGDLLNKRRLIVSLMVLAGISQILLSFSTTLAALYFFTLCATFGAISAQVLIPFASSISPPESSAAIIGRLMSGLVMGIILSRTFAGFVSTYWSWEGVYISSGIITLLFATLMWRKLPNTAPQSGLNIVSIYQSLFKIARHNPHLIRRACAGALGFGILSMVFTSMTFVLGSAPYFFNDFEIGLFGLLGIIGIYSSSWSGKTVGIGKENFVAKLCVTLMLFSCIPLFFAQQNIWIYAVGVLMSYFGLTAFHVLNQNLVYRIDAKARSRINAVYMTIYFSGAALGSLGAVYAWEHYQWIGCVVLGLFFSIGILLIDRLDFWKMNQKI, from the coding sequence ATGGAAAGGAATCCGTCATTTGCTTTGTCTACACAATTCATTTTACTCATGGCAGTGGCATGTGGTCTTTGTGCAGGGTCAGCATATTTTAACCAGCCCTTAATTTATTCCATCGCAAAAAGTTTAAGCATAACACCCAGTCAAGCCGGTTTTGCCGTTGTACTCGCCCAAGTCGGCTACGGGTTGGGCTTGATACTTTTGGTTCCCTTAGGTGATTTACTCAATAAACGCAGACTCATTGTCAGCTTAATGGTTTTGGCTGGCATATCTCAAATTTTACTTTCCTTCAGTACGACATTAGCTGCACTGTATTTCTTTACCCTTTGTGCAACATTCGGGGCAATTTCAGCTCAAGTCCTCATTCCCTTTGCTTCATCAATCAGCCCGCCTGAATCTAGTGCTGCAATCATTGGTAGACTTATGAGCGGTTTAGTCATGGGAATTATCTTATCCCGTACATTCGCAGGCTTTGTTTCGACCTATTGGTCATGGGAAGGTGTTTATATAAGTAGCGGAATCATTACTCTGCTATTTGCAACGTTAATGTGGCGTAAACTTCCCAACACCGCCCCCCAATCAGGCTTAAATATTGTCAGTATTTATCAATCACTCTTTAAAATTGCACGACATAATCCGCATTTAATTCGTCGTGCTTGTGCAGGTGCGCTTGGCTTTGGCATTTTATCCATGGTCTTTACTTCAATGACCTTCGTTTTAGGTTCAGCACCTTATTTTTTCAATGATTTTGAAATTGGGTTATTTGGTTTGCTCGGTATTATTGGAATTTATTCTTCGAGTTGGTCAGGTAAGACCGTAGGCATTGGCAAAGAAAATTTTGTTGCAAAACTTTGTGTTACATTGATGTTATTTTCTTGCATACCGCTATTTTTTGCACAGCAAAATATTTGGATTTATGCGGTTGGCGTTTTAATGAGTTACTTCGGTTTAACTGCATTCCACGTCTTAAATCAGAACTTAGTATACCGTATAGATGCTAAAGCCAGATCACGTATTAATGCTGTTTATATGACCATCTATTTCTCAGGCGCCGCACTCGGTTCACTCGGTGCTGTATATGCATGGGAACATTACCAATGGATCGGTTGCGTCGTACTCGGTTTATTCTTTTCGATTGGTATTTTACTAATCGATCGCTTAGATTTTTGGAAGATGAATCAGAAGATATAA
- the proB gene encoding glutamate 5-kinase, translating into MIEVEDGQRQLKDCKRIVVKIGSSLLTANGQGLDLDAISHWANQIADLHNAGHEIILVSSGAVAEGMVRMKLDSRPTDLPSLQACAAIGQMGLIQTWSSVLLSHDIQTAQVLLTHDDLADRRRYLNSCDALQHLIDWRVIPVINENDTVSTDEIRFGDNDTLAAMVAGQVHADLLIILTDQQGMFDSDPRSNPNAKLFSTVRALDESLFDMAGGGGKFGRGGMLTKVRAARLAAKSGCPTLIASGDSDNVLARLMAGEMLGTLFITDNDRMTAHQQWLAAHLQTAGRLVIDDGAVKAIKENHRSLLPVGVKAVEGHFERGDVVECVDKDGGRVAVGRVNFSSRSAELVKGLSSDKVHQVLGEARSLEMIHRNHMAIY; encoded by the coding sequence ATGATAGAAGTGGAAGATGGGCAACGTCAGCTCAAGGATTGTAAAAGAATCGTTGTTAAAATCGGATCATCTTTACTCACAGCAAATGGGCAAGGTTTAGATTTAGACGCAATTTCGCATTGGGCGAATCAAATTGCAGATCTACACAATGCAGGACACGAGATTATTCTGGTGTCATCAGGTGCTGTGGCTGAAGGTATGGTTCGGATGAAGCTCGATAGCCGACCCACAGATCTTCCCAGTCTTCAGGCATGCGCTGCCATTGGTCAAATGGGTTTAATTCAAACGTGGTCGAGTGTTTTGTTAAGTCATGACATTCAAACTGCGCAAGTCTTATTAACTCATGATGATTTGGCAGATCGTCGTCGATATTTAAACTCATGTGATGCTTTGCAACATTTAATCGATTGGCGTGTGATTCCAGTGATCAATGAGAATGACACGGTGTCGACCGATGAAATTCGCTTTGGTGACAATGACACACTTGCTGCCATGGTGGCAGGTCAGGTTCATGCAGATTTGTTGATTATTTTGACAGATCAGCAAGGCATGTTTGACTCAGACCCACGCTCAAATCCGAATGCGAAATTGTTCTCGACGGTTCGTGCTTTAGATGAAAGTCTGTTTGACATGGCTGGTGGTGGCGGTAAGTTTGGTCGTGGTGGTATGTTGACCAAGGTTCGTGCTGCTCGACTGGCTGCGAAATCAGGTTGTCCAACACTGATTGCCAGTGGTGATAGTGACAATGTGCTTGCACGTCTCATGGCGGGCGAGATGTTAGGGACACTGTTTATTACTGACAATGACCGCATGACCGCACATCAGCAGTGGTTAGCAGCGCATTTACAAACTGCAGGTCGTTTGGTGATTGATGATGGTGCAGTGAAAGCCATTAAAGAGAACCACCGAAGTTTATTGCCTGTGGGTGTTAAGGCGGTTGAAGGGCATTTTGAACGTGGTGATGTGGTTGAGTGTGTTGATAAAGACGGTGGGCGTGTTGCAGTAGGACGTGTGAACTTTAGTTCGCGTTCGGCTGAACTGGTCAAAGGTTTGTCTTCTGACAAAGTGCATCAAGTTTTAGGCGAAGCACGTTCTCTAGAGATGATTCATCGAAACCATATGGCGATTTATTGA
- a CDS encoding NAD(P)H-dependent flavin oxidoreductase: MSVKELLSIDYNIFLAPMAGVSTPELAAEVSNHGGLGSLGLGASTVEDARQQILKTQSLTDKSFQVNFFCHETVQPDNDKNQQWIEYLRPQFERFGATLPTELKCIYPSFKDNDDFLNLILETKPKAVSFHFGLPHAHQIDALKKAGIVTMVSATNINEARAIQNAGIDIVIAQGIEAGGHRGTFNPSIDSCISTVNLVKLFKTEIEIPIVAAGGIMNGFQAQHFINLGASAVQLGTAFVQCKSSGANAAYRKALFSKQPLTQITSSISGRPARGLQNHWAKDIDVPERVPVAPYPYAYDLAKQLNSLASQQGDTDYGAFWAGSNVGQIRELDAEELILQLRAEMHEYD; encoded by the coding sequence ATGTCAGTCAAAGAATTACTCAGCATCGATTACAATATTTTCCTTGCCCCGATGGCTGGGGTATCCACACCAGAGCTGGCTGCTGAAGTGTCTAATCATGGTGGTCTTGGTTCATTGGGCTTAGGTGCATCAACTGTAGAAGATGCACGTCAACAAATTTTAAAAACACAAAGTTTGACCGATAAAAGCTTTCAGGTAAATTTCTTTTGCCACGAAACTGTCCAGCCAGATAATGATAAAAACCAGCAATGGATTGAGTATTTAAGACCTCAATTTGAACGATTTGGTGCAACACTGCCTACAGAACTCAAATGTATCTATCCAAGTTTTAAAGATAATGATGATTTTCTAAATTTGATTTTAGAAACCAAACCTAAAGCGGTCAGTTTTCATTTTGGTTTACCGCATGCACATCAAATTGATGCACTCAAAAAAGCAGGGATTGTGACCATGGTGTCTGCGACCAATATCAATGAGGCTCGTGCAATTCAAAATGCAGGAATTGATATTGTCATTGCCCAAGGCATTGAAGCAGGCGGTCATCGTGGGACATTTAATCCAAGTATTGATTCCTGTATTTCTACTGTAAATTTGGTGAAACTTTTTAAAACAGAAATTGAGATTCCGATTGTGGCTGCAGGCGGTATTATGAATGGCTTCCAAGCGCAGCATTTCATTAATTTAGGTGCAAGTGCCGTTCAATTGGGTACTGCCTTTGTGCAGTGCAAATCGTCTGGTGCCAATGCGGCCTATCGCAAAGCCTTATTTAGCAAGCAACCCCTCACCCAAATTACATCCAGTATTTCAGGTCGTCCTGCGCGTGGATTACAGAATCATTGGGCAAAAGACATTGATGTTCCTGAACGTGTTCCCGTTGCGCCCTATCCTTATGCCTATGATTTGGCAAAACAACTCAATAGTCTTGCCTCACAACAGGGTGATACAGACTATGGCGCATTTTGGGCAGGTTCCAATGTAGGACAAATTCGTGAACTCGACGCTGAGGAATTGATTTTACAGTTACGTGCTGAAATGCATGAATACGATTAA
- a CDS encoding cold shock domain-containing protein produces the protein MFCEGVVKAYNEDRGFGFIQVENQQKDLFFHIKDFPHRHIQPRVGEKLKFRISHDNSGKAKAENIIRLDMKVKESSNINTPLTYSKKRIKKNTPSKSFNFWDLLSGVVIIVIFFALIVPYISKIYKRQKLKWQTSESVSIVSSASDNVTNSHFSCDGRIHCSQMKSRDEALFFINNCPGTRMDGDGDGDPCESQFR, from the coding sequence ATGTTTTGTGAAGGCGTTGTAAAAGCATATAACGAAGATAGAGGTTTTGGTTTTATTCAGGTTGAAAATCAACAGAAAGATTTATTTTTCCATATTAAAGATTTTCCTCATAGACATATTCAACCAAGAGTTGGTGAGAAACTTAAGTTCAGAATATCTCATGATAATAGTGGTAAAGCCAAAGCAGAAAATATAATTCGTTTAGATATGAAGGTTAAAGAAAGCTCAAATATAAATACACCTTTAACTTATTCAAAAAAACGTATTAAAAAAAATACACCATCAAAGAGTTTTAATTTTTGGGATTTACTATCTGGTGTTGTTATTATTGTTATTTTTTTTGCATTAATTGTTCCTTATATATCAAAAATTTATAAAAGACAAAAGTTGAAATGGCAGACATCTGAATCAGTAAGTATTGTTTCTTCTGCAAGTGATAATGTTACAAATTCACATTTCAGTTGTGATGGACGTATACATTGTAGTCAAATGAAATCCCGTGATGAGGCTTTATTCTTTATTAATAATTGTCCTGGCACTCGTATGGATGGCGATGGGGATGGGGACCCATGTGAGAGTCAATTTCGTTAA
- the cgtA gene encoding Obg family GTPase CgtA, with amino-acid sequence MRFVDEAVITVEAGDGGNGVASFRREKFVPFGGPDGGDGGRGGNVYVQADNDTSTLVDYRYTRRFRAERAKNGRGANCSGRGGEDTVLLVPVGTTIVDTESGDIIGDLIQDGQRVLVAAGGEGGLGNTHFKSSTNRSPRKCTHGAKGEYREIRLELKVLADVGLLGMPNAGKSTFIRAVSAAKPKVADYPFTTMVPNLGVVDADSHRSFVMADIPGLIEGASDGAGLGIRFLKHLARTRILLHIVDVQPIDGSDPAYNAKAITEELKKFSPTLSKLPVVLVLNKLDQIEEDSREEWCQHILNELQWEGPVFRTSGLMSEGTKEVVYYLMDQLEEQRERELEDPEYAAEMKAFRDQLEAETREQTIAAKEAYREMRRKQRLEGMLGDDDEDDDGDDGEAEVYYVR; translated from the coding sequence ATGCGCTTTGTTGATGAAGCAGTCATTACCGTAGAGGCTGGCGACGGTGGCAATGGCGTAGCCAGTTTTCGCCGTGAAAAATTCGTACCATTTGGTGGTCCAGATGGTGGTGATGGTGGTCGTGGTGGTAACGTCTATGTTCAAGCCGATAACGACACCAGTACATTAGTAGATTATCGTTATACACGTCGTTTCCGTGCGGAACGTGCTAAAAATGGTCGTGGCGCAAACTGCTCAGGTCGTGGCGGTGAAGATACCGTGTTACTCGTTCCAGTGGGAACAACCATTGTAGATACAGAATCAGGCGATATCATCGGGGATCTGATTCAAGACGGTCAACGTGTTCTTGTGGCAGCGGGTGGTGAAGGTGGTTTAGGTAATACACACTTTAAATCATCAACTAACCGTTCACCACGTAAATGCACACATGGTGCTAAAGGCGAATATCGCGAGATTCGTTTAGAACTTAAAGTTCTTGCGGATGTGGGCTTACTGGGTATGCCGAATGCGGGTAAATCGACCTTTATTCGTGCAGTATCTGCTGCTAAACCAAAAGTTGCAGACTATCCATTTACCACCATGGTACCAAACCTTGGTGTGGTGGATGCAGACAGCCATCGTTCATTTGTCATGGCGGATATTCCAGGACTGATTGAAGGTGCATCGGATGGTGCAGGTCTAGGAATTCGATTCTTAAAGCATTTGGCACGTACCCGTATTTTATTGCACATTGTCGATGTTCAACCGATTGATGGTTCAGATCCTGCATATAATGCGAAAGCCATTACTGAAGAACTGAAAAAATTCTCTCCGACATTGTCAAAACTTCCAGTTGTTTTGGTTTTAAACAAACTTGATCAAATTGAAGAAGACTCTCGTGAAGAATGGTGTCAGCACATTTTGAACGAACTTCAATGGGAAGGTCCTGTATTTAGAACTTCTGGCTTAATGTCAGAAGGTACCAAAGAAGTTGTGTACTATTTAATGGATCAGCTCGAAGAGCAACGTGAGCGTGAGCTTGAAGATCCTGAATATGCAGCAGAAATGAAAGCATTCCGTGATCAGCTTGAAGCTGAAACTCGTGAACAAACGATTGCTGCTAAAGAAGCGTATCGTGAGATGCGTCGTAAACAACGTCTAGAAGGTATGTTGGGCGATGACGACGAAGATGATGATGGCGACGATGGCGAAGCAGAAGTGTACTACGTACGCTAA
- a CDS encoding DUF1615 family protein, translating into MKKTVRSKHLFRSACLIALASSLTACGDGSWFASDNEPQLDSDQIRKLIPSRVNDRKSWAQDIFDITDELNISRNKENVCSIIAVVDQESNFIANPNVPGLGEKAVKEVSTRLKEKFEDKLGETLGGPIADYFQEVLKNQPSPEDNYLKQMRKVKNEKELDELYREIFAYMSKHYHVSALTGAAKLVGQDFAEKLNPITTLGSMQVHINYALDNKRSRMSTNEVRDDLYTEYGGLYYGIHRLMMYPADYDKPIYRFADYNSGMYSSRNAAFQKMIAKITDKELDLDGDLLSYDKKGNPRPTMTDTEKALIGLFSQKNVLITPKQLRGDLKEEKNPDFEKTKTYKAVAELYTQVTSKDPIYAIMPEVVISGPKLSRDYNTNWYASRVNGRYEKCMRQAKRIKI; encoded by the coding sequence ATGAAAAAAACTGTGCGTTCTAAACATCTTTTTCGTTCAGCATGTTTAATTGCTTTAGCCTCGAGTTTAACCGCTTGTGGAGATGGATCATGGTTTGCAAGCGACAATGAACCACAACTCGATAGTGATCAAATTCGTAAGTTGATTCCTTCACGTGTCAATGATCGTAAATCATGGGCTCAAGATATTTTCGATATTACCGACGAACTTAATATTAGTCGTAATAAAGAAAACGTGTGCTCAATTATTGCTGTGGTTGATCAAGAATCTAATTTTATTGCCAATCCGAATGTGCCTGGTTTGGGTGAAAAAGCAGTGAAAGAAGTCAGCACCCGCTTAAAAGAAAAATTTGAGGATAAATTGGGTGAAACCTTAGGTGGGCCAATTGCCGATTATTTCCAAGAGGTTTTAAAAAATCAGCCTTCACCTGAAGACAATTATTTAAAACAAATGCGCAAGGTCAAAAATGAAAAAGAACTTGACGAGCTGTATCGTGAAATCTTTGCCTATATGTCCAAGCATTATCATGTGAGTGCACTCACAGGTGCTGCCAAACTGGTCGGTCAAGATTTTGCGGAAAAATTAAATCCGATTACCACTTTGGGTTCCATGCAGGTTCATATTAACTATGCCTTGGACAATAAGCGTAGTCGCATGAGTACCAATGAAGTTCGGGATGATTTATATACTGAATATGGTGGTTTGTATTATGGTATTCATCGTTTAATGATGTACCCTGCTGACTATGACAAACCGATTTATCGTTTTGCTGACTATAACTCTGGGATGTATTCGAGTCGTAACGCTGCATTTCAAAAGATGATTGCTAAAATTACAGACAAAGAACTTGATCTGGATGGTGACTTATTATCCTATGATAAAAAAGGCAATCCCCGTCCGACAATGACTGATACTGAAAAAGCGTTGATTGGTCTTTTTTCGCAAAAAAATGTTTTGATTACGCCAAAACAATTACGTGGTGATTTGAAAGAAGAGAAAAATCCAGATTTTGAAAAAACCAAAACCTATAAAGCTGTGGCAGAACTTTACACGCAAGTTACAAGCAAAGACCCAATTTATGCGATTATGCCTGAAGTGGTGATTTCTGGACCAAAATTAAGTCGTGACTACAATACCAACTGGTATGCAAGCCGCGTCAACGGACGATATGAAAAATGCATGCGCCAAGCAAAACGCATAAAAATTTAG